CGGCCCCCACTCCCCAATCCGACGCCCTGACCCTCAAAGCCGGTCAGGCCAGCTGGCTGGAGGTGCGCACCGCCACCGGCACCAGCCTGTTCCGGGGCACCCTCGAAGGTGAGCGGAGCTTCCCCTACCGGGGAGATCTGCTGGTGCTGGCAGGCCGTCCCGACCTGGTGGAAGTGGCGGAACCCGGTGCCGGCCCACGGCCGCTCGGCCGCATTGATCAGGTGCGCTGGCAGCGGTTCAAGGCTCCCGCACCCTGAGCTCTAGGCCACTGGCTTCCGCCACCACCTCCGCACAGGAGCGCAGGCTCCAGCGCTCGAGTCCGAGGTCATGGGGGGGATCCCCCGGCTCGGCGGGGAGGGGTACCAGCTCCAGCTCCAGCACGCCGTCGGCGGGCTGATGCACCGTCAGGCTGGCGATCAGGCGGGCCGGGCGGCGGTCCAGCGCCGCCGCCAGCCGCAGCAGCAGGGCCATGGAGAACACCGTGCGCCGCTGGTCCCGCTCCTCGATCAGCTGCCACGACTCATGCCGCTTCTTGGGCAGGCTGCGGCGGTGATAGCGGGCGATGGCCGCCACCATCAGGTGCTCCGCCTGGGAGTACCCGAGCAGCTCGCCATGCCGGATCAGGTACCAGGTGTGCTTGTGGTACGCCGAGATGTTGATGCTCTTGCCGCAGGTGTGCAGCTGGGCCGCCGCCCAGAGCAGGGTCCGCCCCTCGCCGGCGTCGTGGTGCAGCACCCCCCGGGTCTGGTCGTAGAGGCTGAGGGCGTAGGCGGCCACGCGGTCGGCCCGCTCCCGCTCGATGCCGTAGCTCTGGGCCAGGTGCAGCACCGTGCGCTCGCGGATGCTGCTCTGGAAGGAGAAGCGATCGCCCAGCAACTGGTTGCGCAGCATCCAGTCCACGATCAGCCCTTCCCGCAGCGCCCGGTCGCACACCACCAGTTCAGGGCTGCCGAGCAGGTCCATGGCGGTCTGCAGGATCAGGGCCCCGGGCACGATGATCTCGGCGCGGCGTTCGTTGATGGCGGACAGGCCCCGGCGCTGCTCCGGCGTCATGGCCAGCAGGCGCTCCACCAGCTGATCGAGCCGGGCCCGGGGCAGGCAGTAGCCCTGGAGTTTCAGCGGTGGCTTGGCATCCTCGGCAGAGGCCAGGGAGGCCATCGCCATGGCCGTGCCGCTGGTGCCCACCAGGCGCGGCTGCTCCCCGGGCTGCAGGGCGCGCTTCACCTCCGCCACCGCAGGATCCAGGGCACCCTGGATGTAGGCCTGCAGGAAGCGGCGCCGCCCCTCCGGCAGCGGCTCCTGCTGGCAGAACTCCCGCTGCAGCCGCACGGCCCCGATGCGGGTGCTGGTGAGTGCCCGGGCATCCCGCCCGTCCCCCAGCACCAGTTCCGTGGAGCCGCCGCCGATGTCGAGGATCAGGTGGGGCTGCTCGCCGAAGCTCATGCCGGAGAGCACGCCGAGATAGATCAGCCGGGCCTCTTCCGGACCACTCACCAGATCCACCGTGAGGCCGAGCTGGTCGTCGAGGGCCTGGAGGAAATCACGGCCGTTGGGCGCTTCCCGCACGGCGCTGGTGGCGGCCGTGACGATCTGCTCGACACCATGGCTCTCGGCCAGGGCCTTGTCGTGGCGGAGGGTGCGGAAGGCCCGCTCGATCGAGGCGGGGCTCAGGTCCCCCGTCTCCGGGTCCCGTTCCCCCAGGCGCGTGGTGGCCTTCTCGGCCAGCAGCACCGAGAAGCTGCGCAGGGCTTCATCCACCTCGGCGATCAGCAGGTGAATCGAGTTGGTGCCGATGTCGATGGCGGCCACCCGGCGGCGATCGGAACCCGGGGCGCTGGAGGGCTCAGCCATCGAACTGATCACAGCCATGGCTCGCCCACTCTTGCACCGGGTGCTGCCGCCCTACCGTTCGACCCAGCGATGGGGAGGCATGGGAAGCGCCGCACACCGGAGGCCTTTCGCCGCCAGGACAGCCACGACCCTGCGGGCCTGGCTGGAACTGGTCCGCTGGCACAAGCCCAGCGGCCGTCTGATCCTGCTGATCCCGGCGGGCTGGAGCCTCTGGCTGCTGCCCCAGGCGCCGCCCCCCGTTCCCCTGGTGCTGGCCGTGGTGGTGGGGGGCCTGGCGGTGAGTGCGGCGGGCTGCATCGCCAACGACCTGTGGGACCGGCGCATCGATACCCAGGTGGACCGCACCCGCCGCCGGCCGCTCGCCGCGGGGCGGGTGGGGGTGGCGGAAGCCCTGGGGCTGCTGCTGCTCTTCCTGCTGCTGGCCCTGGCCGTGGTGCTGTGGGGCCTGCCCGCCGCCAACCGCGGCCTCTGCCTGCTGCTGGCGCTCGCCACCCTGCCACCGGTGCTGCTGTACCCCTCGGCCAAGCGCTGGTTCGCCTTCCCCCAGCTCGTGCTCGCCATCTGCTGGGGCTTCGCGGTGCTGATCCCCTGGGCCGCCGCCAGCGGCTCCCTGCAGGGATGGCCCCTGGCCATGGCCTGGCTGGCCACCGTGCTGTGGACCTTCGGCTTCGACACCGTGTATGCCATGGCTGACCGGGACGACGACCGCCGCATCGGAGTGCGCAGCAGCGCCCTCAGCCTGGGGGCCCGGGCTCCGGCCGTGGTGACCCTCTGCTACGGGGGCACCGCCGCCTGCCTGGCCCTGGCAGCCCTGCACCTGCCCCCTGGGCCCGCTGCCCTCCAGCCCCTGGGCTGGGCCGTGGGGGCGGTGGCGGCCCTCGGCATGGTGCGCGAGGGTCTCGCCCTGCGCCGCCCCCCGGGATCCGCCGGCTTCTTCGGCCGCCACTTCAGCCGGCAGGTGTGGCTGGGTGGGCTGCTGCTGCTGGCCCTGGTGCTGGGGCGGCTGCCATGAAGCCGGCGCTCCCCCTGCCCAGCGCTCTCCAGCCGGGCGACAGGGTGGCCCTGGTGGCGGCGAGCTCAGCCCTGGTGGGTCCTGGAGTCCTGGAGCGGCTGGAGGCGGGGATCGCCGTGCTGGAGGCCTGGGGGCTGGAGGTGGAGCGGCGACCGCTGCAGCAGCGGGGCTGGGGCTACCTGGCGGGCCGCGATGAGGAACGGCGCCAGGATCTGCTGCGGGCCGATCAGGTGGGCGCCGGACTGCTGGCCTGCCTGCGGGGCGGCTGGGGCGCCGCACGGTTGCTGGAAACGCCCCTGCCGCTGCAGACCCGCTGGCTGCTCGGCTTCAGTGACGTGACCGCCCTGCTGTGGTCCCAGCTGGGCCAGGGGAAGGGTGGCGGCATCCATGGCCCGCTGCTCAGCACCCTGGCCGCCGAGCCGGCCTGGAGCCAGGAACGCCTGCGGGCACTGCTGTTCGGCGCCCCGGTTCCTGCCCTGGAGGGGGTGGCCTGGCAAGGGGGCAGGGCGGAGGGCCCCCTGATCGCGGCCAACCTCACGGTGGCCACGCACCTGCTGGGCACCCCCCACCTGCCCGAACTCAGGGGGGCCATCCTGGTGCTGGAGGATGTGGGCGAAGCCCCTTACCGCATCGACCGCATGCTCACCCAGTGGCGCCTGAGCGGGGCCCTGCGCCAGCTGGCTGGCATCGGATTCGGCCAGTTCACGGCTTGCGACGAACCTGAGGAGCAGCCCGGTGCCACCCGGGAGGCCGATGCAGCCCCCCGGTTCAACGTGGAGCAGGTGC
This portion of the Cyanobium sp. NIES-981 genome encodes:
- a CDS encoding Ppx/GppA phosphatase family protein: MAEPSSAPGSDRRRVAAIDIGTNSIHLLIAEVDEALRSFSVLLAEKATTRLGERDPETGDLSPASIERAFRTLRHDKALAESHGVEQIVTAATSAVREAPNGRDFLQALDDQLGLTVDLVSGPEEARLIYLGVLSGMSFGEQPHLILDIGGGSTELVLGDGRDARALTSTRIGAVRLQREFCQQEPLPEGRRRFLQAYIQGALDPAVAEVKRALQPGEQPRLVGTSGTAMAMASLASAEDAKPPLKLQGYCLPRARLDQLVERLLAMTPEQRRGLSAINERRAEIIVPGALILQTAMDLLGSPELVVCDRALREGLIVDWMLRNQLLGDRFSFQSSIRERTVLHLAQSYGIERERADRVAAYALSLYDQTRGVLHHDAGEGRTLLWAAAQLHTCGKSINISAYHKHTWYLIRHGELLGYSQAEHLMVAAIARYHRRSLPKKRHESWQLIEERDQRRTVFSMALLLRLAAALDRRPARLIASLTVHQPADGVLELELVPLPAEPGDPPHDLGLERWSLRSCAEVVAEASGLELRVREP
- a CDS encoding 4-hydroxybenzoate polyprenyltransferase; this encodes MGSAAHRRPFAARTATTLRAWLELVRWHKPSGRLILLIPAGWSLWLLPQAPPPVPLVLAVVVGGLAVSAAGCIANDLWDRRIDTQVDRTRRRPLAAGRVGVAEALGLLLLFLLLALAVVLWGLPAANRGLCLLLALATLPPVLLYPSAKRWFAFPQLVLAICWGFAVLIPWAAASGSLQGWPLAMAWLATVLWTFGFDTVYAMADRDDDRRIGVRSSALSLGARAPAVVTLCYGGTAACLALAALHLPPGPAALQPLGWAVGAVAALGMVREGLALRRPPGSAGFFGRHFSRQVWLGGLLLLALVLGRLP
- a CDS encoding LD-carboxypeptidase, translating into MKPALPLPSALQPGDRVALVAASSALVGPGVLERLEAGIAVLEAWGLEVERRPLQQRGWGYLAGRDEERRQDLLRADQVGAGLLACLRGGWGAARLLETPLPLQTRWLLGFSDVTALLWSQLGQGKGGGIHGPLLSTLAAEPAWSQERLRALLFGAPVPALEGVAWQGGRAEGPLIAANLTVATHLLGTPHLPELRGAILVLEDVGEAPYRIDRMLTQWRLSGALRQLAGIGFGQFTACDEPEEQPGATREADAAPRFNVEQVLRERTADLGVPILADLPVGHGVGNAALPLGRWARLDGTTGLLTLLE